The following are from one region of the Phormidium sp. PBR-2020 genome:
- a CDS encoding adenylosuccinate synthase translates to MANVVVIGAQWGDEGKGKITDLLSRSADVVVRYQGGVNAGHTVVVKDKTFKLHLIPSGILYPQTECIIGSGTVIDPQVLIEELDRLKDLGVPTENLKIAQTAHVTMPYHCMIDQASEERRGSHKIGTTKRGIGPTYADKSERTGVRILDLMDADSLRDILAWTIPLKNEILERLYDLPPLDPEEVARVYLQYAERLRPHVIDASLSINDAVRHRRNILFEGAQGTLLDLDHGTYPYVTSSNPIAGGACIGAGVGPTIVDRVIGVAKAYTTRVGEGPFPTEMVEGVGATLCDRGAEFGTTTGRQRRCGWFDAVIGRYAVRINGMDCLAITKLDVLDTLPEIKVCVAYEIDGIRTEDFPSSARQFANCKPIYETLPGWQSNTEDCRTLEDLPTEALNYLKFLAELMEVPIAIVSLGAGRHQTIIVEDPIHGPKRALLDANGDPVVKK, encoded by the coding sequence TTGGCTAACGTAGTTGTAATCGGTGCCCAATGGGGCGACGAAGGAAAAGGCAAGATAACCGACCTGCTCAGCCGATCGGCAGATGTTGTAGTACGTTACCAAGGAGGGGTAAATGCTGGACATACCGTTGTTGTCAAAGACAAAACTTTTAAACTGCATCTAATCCCGTCTGGTATCCTCTACCCCCAGACCGAATGTATTATCGGCTCAGGGACTGTCATTGACCCACAGGTTCTGATTGAGGAACTTGATCGCCTCAAAGACCTCGGCGTTCCCACAGAAAACCTGAAAATCGCCCAAACCGCTCATGTAACGATGCCCTATCATTGCATGATTGACCAAGCCTCCGAAGAGCGGCGCGGCAGCCACAAAATTGGCACCACCAAGCGAGGCATCGGCCCCACCTACGCCGACAAATCCGAGCGAACGGGAGTACGCATCCTCGACCTGATGGATGCCGACAGCTTACGAGACATTCTCGCCTGGACCATCCCGCTTAAAAACGAGATTCTAGAGCGACTGTATGACCTCCCCCCGCTCGATCCCGAAGAGGTCGCCCGAGTCTATCTCCAATACGCCGAGCGTCTGCGTCCCCATGTCATTGATGCCTCCCTATCCATCAACGACGCCGTCCGTCATCGTCGCAACATCCTCTTTGAAGGGGCCCAGGGAACCCTTCTCGACCTCGATCACGGAACCTACCCCTACGTCACCTCCTCCAACCCCATCGCCGGAGGTGCCTGCATTGGCGCTGGTGTCGGTCCGACGATTGTTGACCGAGTGATTGGCGTTGCCAAAGCCTACACCACCCGTGTTGGCGAAGGGCCCTTCCCCACCGAAATGGTCGAAGGCGTTGGGGCCACCCTCTGCGATCGCGGTGCCGAATTTGGCACCACCACCGGCCGCCAACGGCGCTGTGGTTGGTTTGACGCAGTGATTGGCCGCTACGCCGTCCGCATCAACGGCATGGACTGTCTCGCCATCACCAAACTCGACGTTCTCGACACCCTACCCGAGATCAAAGTCTGCGTTGCCTACGAAATCGACGGCATCCGCACCGAAGACTTCCCCAGCAGCGCCCGTCAATTCGCCAACTGCAAACCCATTTACGAAACCCTCCCCGGCTGGCAATCCAACACCGAAGACTGTCGGACATTAGAAGACTTACCCACAGAAGCCTTGAACTATCTCAAGTTCCTAGCTGAACTGATGGAAGTTCCCATCGCCATCGTCTCCCTAGGGGCCGGCCGGCACCAAACCATCATCGTCGAAGATCCCATCCACGGTCCCAAACGGGCCCTCCTAGATGCCAACGGCGACCCAGTGGTAAAAAAGTAA